The proteins below are encoded in one region of Acidithiobacillus ferrooxidans ATCC 23270:
- a CDS encoding type IV secretory system conjugative DNA transfer family protein, with protein MLMDESPSLGKMDIFQDATAFFAGYNVRLFLITQSKTQIGQNPWMTLVNFQSRTAAVPYLTSRNKHFLQPLPCPFPSRPGRLRAQGRPWRLTP; from the coding sequence ATGCTGATGGACGAGTCCCCGAGTCTGGGGAAAATGGACATCTTCCAGGATGCCACCGCGTTCTTCGCGGGCTACAACGTCAGGCTCTTCCTCATCACCCAGAGCAAGACCCAGATCGGACAGAATCCGTGGATGACCCTGGTGAATTTCCAGAGTCGAACGGCAGCTGTTCCATACCTCACCTCTCGCAATAAGCATTTCCTTCAACCACTACCCTGCCCCTTTCCGTCCCGCCCCGGCCGACTACGGGCCCAGGGACGACCTTGGCGGCTAACGCCATGA
- a CDS encoding TonB-dependent receptor domain-containing protein has product MIDFHHRPLLLALASVGMIALMPQAYAQGDNGETAIQVGQVSQKAKAIANKKNVPLKATYSEHVISAKAVRRASPMQNAQTILATKPSINAYSTGPNGVRSTITFRAFNSGQFSETFDGIPLNDMFNGGATNQASNRNAIPLTLNDISGINIYNGINNPSVNSYNSLGGTINYQPRKPSKTMGGSVGAGYGSFGTFQWNASFNTGSIDGFRSLFAYNRQTSNGWLQNSGNQNTNYYYAGILPYDHGMSRMSAYVIVNRNVGYTPHSVPQALISQYGYSYQWPLNYSTTSNTDTELTAILGDKSVINRHVILGAKVYVQNNNYHRTSYANPAFDQSATQPYYLPNQSTGYPFWLSYPVPPTYDPSAIFGSTHYGTNYHLYEDISNGLGFSPKAQFLLPHNRVTLGGNVSYGMLHSAEYWYGSYAMPKVSQFNSAWDEHDTRLLSSVYIQDNISLLGGKVHITPGIKYLYAYTTSSDNIGFYYPIGGTVANSQAFTSPTIGISYVPLHGLSFYGSWGRNIKFPNIGAYYGNIAEQNNAGQYVVVPVTVQPEYVTDYELGMRYRHRGFVGSLNAYREQFQNTFLTNTNASGVSNTYNGGSSRYEGAELALEQRLGHFLLGHWTAFANYSYNQAVFTSSFNSSYAGNVLAGQPLANVPKNMFNVGLDWGYHHLHAHIDGKYISSQYINQQFAGTPTSQTIPPYFLLNLGVEDTIPVHADYVKNVKLALNIDNLLNRRYFPKGSSNTDYYGNTYLSVLEGMPRFVFGSVTVKF; this is encoded by the coding sequence ATGATAGATTTCCATCATCGCCCACTGCTCTTGGCCCTGGCCAGCGTTGGAATGATTGCCCTGATGCCCCAGGCCTATGCGCAAGGAGACAACGGGGAAACCGCTATTCAGGTCGGCCAAGTATCCCAAAAGGCAAAGGCTATCGCCAATAAGAAGAACGTCCCCTTAAAGGCTACCTACTCGGAGCACGTCATTAGTGCCAAAGCGGTGCGGCGCGCCTCGCCGATGCAGAATGCCCAAACGATTCTCGCCACGAAGCCGTCGATAAACGCATACAGTACCGGTCCCAACGGCGTGCGCAGCACCATCACCTTCCGCGCCTTCAACAGTGGGCAGTTCTCCGAGACCTTCGACGGCATCCCTCTCAATGACATGTTCAACGGCGGAGCCACGAATCAGGCATCGAATCGCAACGCCATTCCCCTGACCCTCAACGATATTTCCGGCATCAACATCTACAACGGGATCAACAATCCTTCGGTCAACTCGTACAACTCCCTAGGCGGCACCATCAATTATCAGCCGCGCAAACCGAGCAAGACCATGGGCGGGTCGGTAGGCGCAGGTTACGGCAGTTTCGGCACCTTTCAGTGGAATGCCTCATTCAACACCGGGTCCATCGACGGCTTCCGTTCTCTGTTCGCGTACAATCGGCAGACCAGCAACGGCTGGCTGCAAAATTCCGGCAACCAGAACACCAACTACTACTACGCCGGGATCCTGCCCTACGACCACGGTATGTCCCGAATGTCGGCGTATGTGATCGTCAACCGCAACGTGGGTTATACCCCGCATAGCGTGCCGCAGGCCCTGATTTCGCAATATGGTTACAGCTACCAATGGCCGTTGAATTATTCCACCACCTCGAATACCGATACCGAACTAACGGCCATCCTGGGCGATAAGAGCGTCATCAACCGCCATGTGATCCTGGGCGCAAAGGTATACGTGCAAAACAACAACTACCATCGCACCTCCTATGCGAACCCGGCTTTCGATCAAAGTGCCACTCAGCCTTACTACCTCCCCAACCAGAGTACCGGCTATCCCTTCTGGCTCTCCTATCCAGTTCCTCCCACCTATGATCCCAGCGCCATCTTCGGGTCGACCCACTATGGCACCAATTATCACCTGTACGAAGACATCTCCAACGGCCTTGGTTTTTCCCCCAAGGCCCAGTTCCTCCTGCCGCACAATCGGGTAACTCTCGGCGGCAATGTTTCCTACGGGATGCTCCACAGTGCGGAATACTGGTACGGGTCTTATGCCATGCCGAAGGTGTCTCAGTTCAACAGTGCCTGGGATGAACATGACACTCGCCTGCTCTCATCGGTCTATATCCAGGACAACATCAGCCTGCTGGGCGGCAAGGTGCATATCACCCCGGGCATAAAGTATCTGTATGCTTATACGACAAGCTCCGATAACATCGGCTTCTATTACCCGATCGGCGGGACCGTAGCGAACAGTCAGGCATTTACCTCTCCGACCATTGGCATCAGCTATGTCCCCCTTCATGGCCTGAGTTTCTACGGCTCTTGGGGCCGAAACATCAAGTTCCCGAATATTGGCGCCTATTACGGCAACATTGCCGAACAGAACAATGCCGGTCAATACGTTGTGGTACCCGTAACCGTGCAGCCGGAATATGTCACGGATTATGAACTCGGGATGCGTTACCGTCATCGGGGATTCGTGGGCAGTCTCAACGCCTATCGGGAACAGTTTCAGAATACCTTCCTCACGAACACCAATGCTTCCGGAGTGAGCAATACTTATAACGGCGGCAGTTCGCGGTACGAAGGGGCGGAATTGGCCCTGGAGCAGCGTCTCGGTCACTTCCTACTGGGCCATTGGACGGCCTTTGCGAACTACTCCTATAACCAAGCGGTATTTACCTCTTCCTTCAACTCTAGCTATGCCGGCAACGTTCTGGCCGGACAGCCCTTGGCGAATGTTCCGAAAAATATGTTCAATGTGGGCCTGGACTGGGGATACCATCATTTGCACGCGCATATCGATGGAAAATACATTTCCAGTCAGTATATCAACCAGCAATTTGCCGGCACCCCGACCAGCCAGACCATACCGCCCTATTTCCTGCTGAACCTGGGTGTAGAGGACACGATACCGGTCCACGCCGATTATGTGAAAAATGTGAAGTTGGCGCTGAATATCGACAACCTGCTGAATCGCCGGTATTTTCCTAAGGGTTCCAGCAATACCGATTATTATGGCAATACCTACCTATCCGTCCTGGAAGGCATGCCGCGCTTCGTGTTCGGCAGCGTGACGGTGAAGTTTTAG